In Carassius gibelio isolate Cgi1373 ecotype wild population from Czech Republic chromosome B13, carGib1.2-hapl.c, whole genome shotgun sequence, one genomic interval encodes:
- the LOC127969808 gene encoding histone-lysine N-methyltransferase NSD2-like isoform X6 — protein sequence MTDSKGSSLPAMPEPRSPTTMKQPSDSPGGCKGRGDGSTDPTMLMDKAATQMAATPQESVLQMIGSHGHNHTHERLKDLTSRLLNEDQDKIPKLCAATAAQPLLKGVEPVPQHASPPRKSSVSPELTFKITKCMVNLGGKTNQNGTDYAEEETEEANAPLRLSEGFLDSPTARRERRKKKGGLVRKRIPPNRRKSILTPTESSDQSPLLHTSINFNDLTTEPCVLPNESDEQSDGEISSSVTPIPTQGPVPDCEVNDIAQGVDDVEMSGTESQPCVQFSAGDIIWAKVSGYPWWPCMITTDPEINLHFRSKVNSRTGLLYHVQYFGNAPERGYVFEKSMIPFSGKHQYQSLSRSNKLPIDISGRKRAIPRKFREHWETGASQATEALGLLLEERLAKFGFVYENGKAQFNLRILQELQAQRNQGPQQDQDRRESQELVSLTPPDSTHSSPNSTTTTTIPGLFSHSTDSSTSTGKNSFPKKAPKTSVKRDQHTIVLKWKKTEAFSVKDVPESTVQNHCTASEHQSKIKTKTGKRAYRKKKDQLCIDLQPKASQKKPRQIRQKFPAAPNSVKKRKVKAGVSISDTLGTVSTNPGLSDIKVLAPSPKVLEEDNSKGKKKGYKRLRESKNDVVLQPKKKTNLEKDFKKPKGQKKAPSNEAAVGKPRGRSRKADVDDKMKQTKKAPSKWEKSLAEAKHVRKRKQESDRQSFALSSKKHRPSSPEPESLLCEQRPDSPSDSTDESHHSKKTERIAGAKKESVCLVCEQTGEDLVMCEGQCCASYHLHCIGLDRSAEKVFCSACSSGVQVCFTCKKSEGEVRRCCVLHCGHFYHEACARLSALTVFENRGFRCPLHTCLSCHYSGRSAAKATKGKMMRCLRCPVAYHVGDLCVAAGSEMITSSAIVCTNHFRPKKGYSHHSHVNVSWCFICSKGGRLLCCESCPAAFHPDCLNIAMPDGSWFCNDCRSGKKPKYRDVIWVKLGNYRWWPAEIRHPKNVPTNIQHLRHEIGEFPVFFFGSKDYFWTHQGRVFPYMEGDRGSKYQHTGIGKVFKNALLEAEARFKEIEMEREAKEAHENNKKPPPYKYIKVNKPCGRVQVYTADISEIPKCNCKPSDERPCSFESECLNRMLLYECHPQVCPAAGRCQNQDFTKRLYPETKIIRTAGKGWGLVSLRDIKKGEFVNEYVGELIDEEECIARIKYAQENNITHFYMLTIDKDRIIDAGPKGNYSRFMNHSCQPNCETQKWTVNGDTRVGLFAVCDIPSGTELTFNYNLDCLGNEKTVCRCGAPNCSGFLGDRPKNGHTSEPKAKQSKKKPKRRKSRNEGKKSEDECFRCGDGGELVLCDKKGCTKAYHLSCLDRTKRPFGRWDCPWHHCDVCGKNSDAFCQLCPNSFCKAHQEGALWSHLLTGQLCCQEHEDSDIRPQAKTPVEHNAEVPSSTKPRKYRRRSTATTSSKEPLKKRARKTAEV from the exons ATGACAGATAGTAAGGGGTCATCACTGCCTGCGATGCCAGAGCCCAGGAGTCCTACCACCATGAAACAGCCCTCTGATTCACCTGGTGGATGTAAGGGTCGGGGTGATGGGAGCACTGACCCTACTATGCTCATGGATAAAGCTGCTACCCAAATGGCTGCTACACCTCAAGAAAGTGTTTTGCAGATGATTGGCAGTCATGGTCATAACCACACTCATGAGCGGCTAAAGGACCTGACTTCCCGCTTGTTAAATGAAGATCAAGACAAAATTCCAAAGCTCTGTGCCGCCACAGCTGCACAGCCTCTTCTCAAGGGGGTGGAGCCTGTTCCTCAGCATGCCAGCCCTCCAAGGAAGTCTAGTGTTTCTCCTGAACTCACTTTTAAAATAACCAAATGTATGGTAAATCTAGGTGGGAAGACAAACCAAAATGGAACAGATTATGCAGAGGAGGAAACAGAGGAGGCAAATGCACCTTTGAGACTTTCAGAAGGTTTTCTGGACTCTCCAACTGCCAGGAGAGAAAGACGAAAGAAGAAAGGGGGGCTTGTGAGGAAGAGAATTCCACCAAATCGTAGAAAGTCGATTTTAACCCCTACTGAGAGTTCTGATCAGTCCCCTCTACTGCACACCTCCATAAATTTTAATGACCTCACCACTGAACCATGTGTTCTCCCCAATGAGTCTGATGAGCAGAGTGATGGCGAGATATCTTCAAGTGTAACTCCCATCCCAACCCAG GGGCCTGTGCCTGACTGTGAAGTGAATGATATTGCACAGGGTGTGGATGATGTGGAAATGAGTGGTACAGAGTCACAACCCTGTGTGCAGTTCTCAGCGGGTGATATTATCTGGGCCAAAGTGTCTGGATACCCTTGGTGGCCTTGCATGATCACTACAGACCCAGAGATTAACTTGCACTTTAGGTCAAAAG TGAATAGCCGCACAGGATTATTGTACCATGTACAGTATTTCGGAAATGCTCCAGAGAGAGGATATGTTTTTGAGAAGAGCATGATCCCCTTCTCAGGAAAACACCAATACCAGTCACTAAGCCGCAGCAACAAACTACCCATTGATATTAGTGGAAGGAAG CGGGCAATTCCTCGTAAGTTTCGGGAACATTGGGAGACAGGTGCATCACAGGCTACAGAAGCATTGGGCTTACTACTAGAGGAGCGACTGGCCAAATTTGGCTTTGTTTATGAAAATGGGAAAGCCCAGTTCAACCTTCGCATTCTACAAGAACTTCAAGCACAGCGCAATCAGGGACCACAGCAAGACCAAGATCGGAGGGAGTCTCAGGAGCTTGTTAGCCTCACTCCTCCTGATTCCACTCATTCCAGCCCCAACTCCACAACAACTACCACCATCCCAGGCCTCTTCTCGCACTCCACAGACAGCAGCACTTCAACAGGGAAAAACTCCTTCCCGAAAAAAGCACCTAAAACGTCAGTGAAGAGGGATCAGCACACCATAGTACTGAAGTGGAAGAAGACGGAAGCTTTCTCTGTAAAAGATGTCCCCGAGTCTACTGTTCAG AATCACTGCACTGCATCAGAACACCAGAGTAAAATAAAGACAAAGACTGGGAAACGGGCATACCGGAAAAAG AAGGACCAGCTCTGTATTGATCTCCAGCCTAAAGCTTCTCAGAAGAAACCAAGACAGATCAGACAGAAGTTTCCTGCTGCACCAAATTCAGTAaagaagaggaaagtaaaagCTGGTGTCAGTATCTCTGACACTTTAGGCACAGTGTCCACTAATCCTGGACTTTCAG atATAAAGGTATTAGCACCAAGCCCAAAAGTCTTGGAGGAAGATAATTCTAAAG GAAAGAAAAAAGGCTACAAACGTTTACGAGAATCCAAGAATGACGTGGTGCTGCAGccaaaaaagaaaaccaatcttgaaaaagactttaaaaaaccGAAAGGCCAAAAG AAGGCACCATCAAATGAGGCTGCTGTTGGTAAACCCAGGGGGAGGAGTCGGAAAGCAGACGTTGAtgacaaaatgaaacaaactaaAAAAGCCCCAAGTAAAT GGGAGAAGTCTCTTGCTGAAGCTAAGCATGTCAGGAAGCGGAAACAGGAGTCAGACAGACAATCTTTTGCTCTCTCATCCAAAAAGCACCGCCCATCATCTCCTGAGCCAGAG AGTTTGCTGTGTGAGCAGAGACCCGATTCTCCCAGTGACAGTACAGATGAATCACATCACTCAAAGAAGACAGAGCGAATTGCAGGTGCCAAGAAAGAAAGTGTCTGTCTG GTGTGTGAGCAGACCGGAGAGGATCTGGTGATGTGTGAAGGACAGTGCTGTGCCTCATATCACTTGCACTGTATTGGGCTGGATCGGTCAGCAGAAAAGGTGTTCTGCTCTGCCTGCAGCTCGG GTGTGCAAGTGTGTTTCACCTGTAAGAAGTCTGAAGGAGAGGTACGGCGTTGCTGTGTGCTTCACTGTGGGCATTTCTACCACGAGGCTTGTGCGCGGTTGAGCGCCCTGACTGTGTTTGAGAACCGAGGCTTCCGCTGCCCCCTGCACACCTGCCTCAGCTGCCACTACAGCGGCCGTAGTGCTGCCAAGGCCACCAAAG GAAAGATGATGCGTTGTTTGCGCTGTCCCGTGGCCTACCATGTTGGAGACCTGTGTGTTGCTGCAGGGAGCGAGATGATCACTTCCTCTGCCATTGTGTGCACAAACCACTTCCGGCCTAAAAAAGGCTACAGTCACCACTCTCACGTCAACGTCAGCTGGTGCTTCATCTGCTCAAAAG GTGGCCGTCTGCTGTGCTGTGAGTCATGCCCAGCTGCATTTCACCCTGACTGTCTGAACATCGCTATGCCAGATGGCAGCTGGTTCTGTAATGATTGCCGCTCAGGGAAGAAACCCAAATACAGAGATGTCATCTGGGTCAAACTGGGAAACTACAG ATGGTGGCCTGCAGAGATCCGTCACCCTAAAAACGTCCCGACCAACATCCAGCACCTGCGTCATGAGATAGGAGAGTTCCCTGTATTCTTCTTTGGCTCTAAAGACTATTTCTGGACACACCAGGGCAGAGTCTTTCCTTACATGGAGGGAGACAGGGGAAGCAAATATCAGCATACTGGCATTGGAAAGGTCTTTAAGAATG CCCTGCTGGAGGCTGAAGCTCGCTTTAAGGAGATCGAAATGGAAAGGGAGGCCAAAGAGGCGCATGAGAACAACAAGAAGCCTCCTCCTTACAAATACATCaag gtGAATAAGCCTTGTGGGCGAGTACAGGTCTACACCGCAGACATCTCTGAGATCCCCAAGTGTAACTGTAAGCCGTCAGACGAGCGCCCCTGCAGCTTCGAGTCCGAGTGTCTGAACCGCATGCTGTTGTACGAGTGCCATCCTCAAGTGTGTCCGGCTGCAGGCCGCTGCCAAAACCAGGACTTCACCAAACGCCTCTACCCCGAGACCAAGATCATCCGCACCGCAGGAAAAGGCTGGGGCCTGGTGTCATTGCGAGACATTAAGAAA GGAGAGTTTGTGAATGAATATGTGGGCGAACTGATAGACGAGGAGGAGTGCATAGCCAGAATCAAATACGCTCAGGAGAACAACATCACACATTTCTATATGCTCACTATTGACAAG gaTCGTATTATAGACGCTGGACCCAAAGGGAACTACTCTCGCTTCATGAACCACAGCTGCCAGCCCAACTGTGAGACTCAGAAATGGACGGTTAATGGAGACACACGCGTTGGGCTGTTTGCTGTCTGTGACATCCCTTCTG GCACAGAGCTAACTTTTAACTATAACCTGGACTGTCTGGGGAATGAAAAGACTGTGTGTCGGTGTGGAGCGCCCAACTGCAGTGGTTTTCTAGGTGACAGACCCAAG AATGGTCATACTTCTGAGCCCAAAGCCAAGCAATCAAAGAAAAAGCCCAAGAGGAGAAAGTCCCGGAATGAAGGCAAGAAGTCTGAGGACGAGTGTTTCCGCTGCGGTGACGGAGGAGAGCTGGTTCTGTGTGATAAGAAGGGCTGCACCAAAGCCTATCACCTCTCCTGTCTGGACCGCACCAAGAGACCATTTG GTCGCTGGGACTGTCCCTGGCATCACTGTGATGTGTGCGGAAAGAATTCGGATGCCTTTTGCCAGCTGTGCCCTAACTCTTTTTGCAAGGCTCACCAGGAGGGGGCATTGTGGTCGCATCTGCTCACGGGCCAGCTCTGCTGCCAGGAACATGAAGACTCTGATATCCGCCCTCAGGCGAAGACTCCGGTGGAGCACAATGCTGAAGTACCCTCATCCACCAAACCACGCAAGTACAGGCGCAGATCGACGGCCACAACCAGCAGCAAAGAGCCTCTCAAGAAGAGGGCCAGAAAGACCGCAGAGGTGTAG
- the LOC127969808 gene encoding histone-lysine N-methyltransferase NSD2-like isoform X5, with protein MTDSKGSSLPAMPEPRSPTTMKQPSDSPGGCKGRGDGSTDPTMLMDKAATQMAATPQESVLQMIGSHGHNHTHERLKDLTSRLLNEDQDKIPKLCAATAAQPLLKGVEPVPQHASPPRKSSVSPELTFKITKCMVNLGGKTNQNGTDYAEEETEEANAPLRLSEGFLDSPTARRERRKKKGGLVRKRIPPNRRKSILTPTESSDQSPLLHTSINFNDLTTEPCVLPNESDEQSDGEISSSVTPIPTQGPVPDCEVNDIAQGVDDVEMSGTESQPCVQFSAGDIIWAKVSGYPWWPCMITTDPEINLHFRSKVNSRTGLLYHVQYFGNAPERGYVFEKSMIPFSGKHQYQSLSRSNKLPIDISGRKRAIPRKFREHWETGASQATEALGLLLEERLAKFGFVYENGKAQFNLRILQELQAQRNQGPQQDQDRRESQELVSLTPPDSTHSSPNSTTTTTIPGLFSHSTDSSTSTGKNSFPKKAPKTSVKRDQHTIVLKWKKTEAFSVKDVPESTVQNHCTASEHQSKIKTKTGKRAYRKKKDQLCIDLQPKASQKKPRQIRQKFPAAPNSVKKRKVKAGVSISDTLGTVSTNPGLSDIKVLAPSPKVLEEDNSKGKKKGYKRLRESKNDVVLQPKKKTNLEKDFKKPKGQKVWYEAPSNEAAVGKPRGRSRKADVDDKMKQTKKAPREKSLAEAKHVRKRKQESDRQSFALSSKKHRPSSPEPESLLCEQRPDSPSDSTDESHHSKKTERIAGAKKESVCLVCEQTGEDLVMCEGQCCASYHLHCIGLDRSAEKVFCSACSSGVQVCFTCKKSEGEVRRCCVLHCGHFYHEACARLSALTVFENRGFRCPLHTCLSCHYSGRSAAKATKGKMMRCLRCPVAYHVGDLCVAAGSEMITSSAIVCTNHFRPKKGYSHHSHVNVSWCFICSKGGRLLCCESCPAAFHPDCLNIAMPDGSWFCNDCRSGKKPKYRDVIWVKLGNYRWWPAEIRHPKNVPTNIQHLRHEIGEFPVFFFGSKDYFWTHQGRVFPYMEGDRGSKYQHTGIGKVFKNALLEAEARFKEIEMEREAKEAHENNKKPPPYKYIKVNKPCGRVQVYTADISEIPKCNCKPSDERPCSFESECLNRMLLYECHPQVCPAAGRCQNQDFTKRLYPETKIIRTAGKGWGLVSLRDIKKGEFVNEYVGELIDEEECIARIKYAQENNITHFYMLTIDKDRIIDAGPKGNYSRFMNHSCQPNCETQKWTVNGDTRVGLFAVCDIPSGTELTFNYNLDCLGNEKTVCRCGAPNCSGFLGDRPKNGHTSEPKAKQSKKKPKRRKSRNEGKKSEDECFRCGDGGELVLCDKKGCTKAYHLSCLDRTKRPFGRWDCPWHHCDVCGKNSDAFCQLCPNSFCKAHQEGALWSHLLTGQLCCQEHEDSDIRPQAKTPVEHNAEVPSSTKPRKYRRRSTATTSSKEPLKKRARKTAEV; from the exons ATGACAGATAGTAAGGGGTCATCACTGCCTGCGATGCCAGAGCCCAGGAGTCCTACCACCATGAAACAGCCCTCTGATTCACCTGGTGGATGTAAGGGTCGGGGTGATGGGAGCACTGACCCTACTATGCTCATGGATAAAGCTGCTACCCAAATGGCTGCTACACCTCAAGAAAGTGTTTTGCAGATGATTGGCAGTCATGGTCATAACCACACTCATGAGCGGCTAAAGGACCTGACTTCCCGCTTGTTAAATGAAGATCAAGACAAAATTCCAAAGCTCTGTGCCGCCACAGCTGCACAGCCTCTTCTCAAGGGGGTGGAGCCTGTTCCTCAGCATGCCAGCCCTCCAAGGAAGTCTAGTGTTTCTCCTGAACTCACTTTTAAAATAACCAAATGTATGGTAAATCTAGGTGGGAAGACAAACCAAAATGGAACAGATTATGCAGAGGAGGAAACAGAGGAGGCAAATGCACCTTTGAGACTTTCAGAAGGTTTTCTGGACTCTCCAACTGCCAGGAGAGAAAGACGAAAGAAGAAAGGGGGGCTTGTGAGGAAGAGAATTCCACCAAATCGTAGAAAGTCGATTTTAACCCCTACTGAGAGTTCTGATCAGTCCCCTCTACTGCACACCTCCATAAATTTTAATGACCTCACCACTGAACCATGTGTTCTCCCCAATGAGTCTGATGAGCAGAGTGATGGCGAGATATCTTCAAGTGTAACTCCCATCCCAACCCAG GGGCCTGTGCCTGACTGTGAAGTGAATGATATTGCACAGGGTGTGGATGATGTGGAAATGAGTGGTACAGAGTCACAACCCTGTGTGCAGTTCTCAGCGGGTGATATTATCTGGGCCAAAGTGTCTGGATACCCTTGGTGGCCTTGCATGATCACTACAGACCCAGAGATTAACTTGCACTTTAGGTCAAAAG TGAATAGCCGCACAGGATTATTGTACCATGTACAGTATTTCGGAAATGCTCCAGAGAGAGGATATGTTTTTGAGAAGAGCATGATCCCCTTCTCAGGAAAACACCAATACCAGTCACTAAGCCGCAGCAACAAACTACCCATTGATATTAGTGGAAGGAAG CGGGCAATTCCTCGTAAGTTTCGGGAACATTGGGAGACAGGTGCATCACAGGCTACAGAAGCATTGGGCTTACTACTAGAGGAGCGACTGGCCAAATTTGGCTTTGTTTATGAAAATGGGAAAGCCCAGTTCAACCTTCGCATTCTACAAGAACTTCAAGCACAGCGCAATCAGGGACCACAGCAAGACCAAGATCGGAGGGAGTCTCAGGAGCTTGTTAGCCTCACTCCTCCTGATTCCACTCATTCCAGCCCCAACTCCACAACAACTACCACCATCCCAGGCCTCTTCTCGCACTCCACAGACAGCAGCACTTCAACAGGGAAAAACTCCTTCCCGAAAAAAGCACCTAAAACGTCAGTGAAGAGGGATCAGCACACCATAGTACTGAAGTGGAAGAAGACGGAAGCTTTCTCTGTAAAAGATGTCCCCGAGTCTACTGTTCAG AATCACTGCACTGCATCAGAACACCAGAGTAAAATAAAGACAAAGACTGGGAAACGGGCATACCGGAAAAAG AAGGACCAGCTCTGTATTGATCTCCAGCCTAAAGCTTCTCAGAAGAAACCAAGACAGATCAGACAGAAGTTTCCTGCTGCACCAAATTCAGTAaagaagaggaaagtaaaagCTGGTGTCAGTATCTCTGACACTTTAGGCACAGTGTCCACTAATCCTGGACTTTCAG atATAAAGGTATTAGCACCAAGCCCAAAAGTCTTGGAGGAAGATAATTCTAAAG GAAAGAAAAAAGGCTACAAACGTTTACGAGAATCCAAGAATGACGTGGTGCTGCAGccaaaaaagaaaaccaatcttgaaaaagactttaaaaaaccGAAAGGCCAAAAGGTATGGTATGAG GCACCATCAAATGAGGCTGCTGTTGGTAAACCCAGGGGGAGGAGTCGGAAAGCAGACGTTGAtgacaaaatgaaacaaactaaAAAAGCCCCAA GGGAGAAGTCTCTTGCTGAAGCTAAGCATGTCAGGAAGCGGAAACAGGAGTCAGACAGACAATCTTTTGCTCTCTCATCCAAAAAGCACCGCCCATCATCTCCTGAGCCAGAG AGTTTGCTGTGTGAGCAGAGACCCGATTCTCCCAGTGACAGTACAGATGAATCACATCACTCAAAGAAGACAGAGCGAATTGCAGGTGCCAAGAAAGAAAGTGTCTGTCTG GTGTGTGAGCAGACCGGAGAGGATCTGGTGATGTGTGAAGGACAGTGCTGTGCCTCATATCACTTGCACTGTATTGGGCTGGATCGGTCAGCAGAAAAGGTGTTCTGCTCTGCCTGCAGCTCGG GTGTGCAAGTGTGTTTCACCTGTAAGAAGTCTGAAGGAGAGGTACGGCGTTGCTGTGTGCTTCACTGTGGGCATTTCTACCACGAGGCTTGTGCGCGGTTGAGCGCCCTGACTGTGTTTGAGAACCGAGGCTTCCGCTGCCCCCTGCACACCTGCCTCAGCTGCCACTACAGCGGCCGTAGTGCTGCCAAGGCCACCAAAG GAAAGATGATGCGTTGTTTGCGCTGTCCCGTGGCCTACCATGTTGGAGACCTGTGTGTTGCTGCAGGGAGCGAGATGATCACTTCCTCTGCCATTGTGTGCACAAACCACTTCCGGCCTAAAAAAGGCTACAGTCACCACTCTCACGTCAACGTCAGCTGGTGCTTCATCTGCTCAAAAG GTGGCCGTCTGCTGTGCTGTGAGTCATGCCCAGCTGCATTTCACCCTGACTGTCTGAACATCGCTATGCCAGATGGCAGCTGGTTCTGTAATGATTGCCGCTCAGGGAAGAAACCCAAATACAGAGATGTCATCTGGGTCAAACTGGGAAACTACAG ATGGTGGCCTGCAGAGATCCGTCACCCTAAAAACGTCCCGACCAACATCCAGCACCTGCGTCATGAGATAGGAGAGTTCCCTGTATTCTTCTTTGGCTCTAAAGACTATTTCTGGACACACCAGGGCAGAGTCTTTCCTTACATGGAGGGAGACAGGGGAAGCAAATATCAGCATACTGGCATTGGAAAGGTCTTTAAGAATG CCCTGCTGGAGGCTGAAGCTCGCTTTAAGGAGATCGAAATGGAAAGGGAGGCCAAAGAGGCGCATGAGAACAACAAGAAGCCTCCTCCTTACAAATACATCaag gtGAATAAGCCTTGTGGGCGAGTACAGGTCTACACCGCAGACATCTCTGAGATCCCCAAGTGTAACTGTAAGCCGTCAGACGAGCGCCCCTGCAGCTTCGAGTCCGAGTGTCTGAACCGCATGCTGTTGTACGAGTGCCATCCTCAAGTGTGTCCGGCTGCAGGCCGCTGCCAAAACCAGGACTTCACCAAACGCCTCTACCCCGAGACCAAGATCATCCGCACCGCAGGAAAAGGCTGGGGCCTGGTGTCATTGCGAGACATTAAGAAA GGAGAGTTTGTGAATGAATATGTGGGCGAACTGATAGACGAGGAGGAGTGCATAGCCAGAATCAAATACGCTCAGGAGAACAACATCACACATTTCTATATGCTCACTATTGACAAG gaTCGTATTATAGACGCTGGACCCAAAGGGAACTACTCTCGCTTCATGAACCACAGCTGCCAGCCCAACTGTGAGACTCAGAAATGGACGGTTAATGGAGACACACGCGTTGGGCTGTTTGCTGTCTGTGACATCCCTTCTG GCACAGAGCTAACTTTTAACTATAACCTGGACTGTCTGGGGAATGAAAAGACTGTGTGTCGGTGTGGAGCGCCCAACTGCAGTGGTTTTCTAGGTGACAGACCCAAG AATGGTCATACTTCTGAGCCCAAAGCCAAGCAATCAAAGAAAAAGCCCAAGAGGAGAAAGTCCCGGAATGAAGGCAAGAAGTCTGAGGACGAGTGTTTCCGCTGCGGTGACGGAGGAGAGCTGGTTCTGTGTGATAAGAAGGGCTGCACCAAAGCCTATCACCTCTCCTGTCTGGACCGCACCAAGAGACCATTTG GTCGCTGGGACTGTCCCTGGCATCACTGTGATGTGTGCGGAAAGAATTCGGATGCCTTTTGCCAGCTGTGCCCTAACTCTTTTTGCAAGGCTCACCAGGAGGGGGCATTGTGGTCGCATCTGCTCACGGGCCAGCTCTGCTGCCAGGAACATGAAGACTCTGATATCCGCCCTCAGGCGAAGACTCCGGTGGAGCACAATGCTGAAGTACCCTCATCCACCAAACCACGCAAGTACAGGCGCAGATCGACGGCCACAACCAGCAGCAAAGAGCCTCTCAAGAAGAGGGCCAGAAAGACCGCAGAGGTGTAG